In one window of Fibrobacter sp. UWH6 DNA:
- a CDS encoding NPCBM/NEW2 domain-containing protein — MKKWFASLNLGKKEASIAAATLAVMVVAFLIFNNLTVPFARRWDIDWGYYSILLTFILLLVGVVINIPSTSKHLKSFLPSGKPMCGFVLVTLIFSVFMFGNIGNTHRVLSDETSWESMGLQMYFQHTGGICNEGIWNGDVLDCKNEVNNFKGKALGFVYSLVFNFAEPNRDTALLVNYPFYLLSLLFFFLALSKWFKNGWTALAATAFLGGMPIYLLQARSASTEVLYIFLLSVLMAWYAFVPANKVNWKHFMLTVPLLGFFAQTRQETVFAFIPFALYYHKYFLEKVHRLPLFVLAVITVSWPSVNTMAAYRGYDFQGGEHAAHSFENLWFNLKTNIEVMLNLKEDPSFGGIMMNPFYTSFTIILLVATVWLLVRAVAFKRYRKGLLLGLTFCLQIFVIMFNVSGTFTIDINQRYVLVALPLFALIMALGLFDALQFATKMRLDAAGKIVALIACLMSVGLMVYHGNSYRSNMLYYKNKLLGEEDYLNTALASYPEKSIFIYSRPWQMLASGHSAFSERTFMGWDTETFAKWSQVSNGNIYLVRGQDGYGELNRKSRVVGFKTTTQIDGILNDYKNERVLLEPKLFGYPLAIYKIIAKKGVSAYQQNMFVSEMENNSFVVSKMFPESITCQYSLNGELQEDLVVSLNSDTLQLDSAKIRAGMNRASLECLMPDNDTMRVLKDFFIEDPNVLLLSSLKIDSYSQDWGSPQINESVEHHRLTLDEEVFRYGIGSHANSSIVFKLPASYSVLHSVIGLDDESACGDGASFIITGDGRELFRSKRLYPTEKQSIDVDVAGVKTIVLGIDMGGNKDCDHGDWANIWLEKAK; from the coding sequence ATGAAAAAATGGTTCGCCTCCCTTAACCTTGGGAAGAAGGAAGCATCCATTGCTGCAGCAACGCTTGCGGTTATGGTTGTAGCCTTCTTGATTTTTAACAACCTGACAGTTCCTTTCGCTAGACGTTGGGATATTGACTGGGGTTATTATTCCATCTTGTTGACCTTCATTTTGCTGTTGGTCGGTGTCGTTATAAACATCCCTTCGACCTCAAAGCATTTGAAGTCGTTCCTGCCCTCAGGAAAGCCTATGTGCGGCTTTGTCCTGGTGACCTTGATTTTTTCTGTTTTCATGTTTGGAAACATCGGAAATACCCACCGGGTCCTCAGTGATGAAACTAGCTGGGAGTCTATGGGCCTGCAGATGTATTTCCAGCATACAGGGGGAATTTGCAACGAAGGTATCTGGAATGGCGACGTTCTGGATTGCAAGAATGAAGTAAATAACTTCAAGGGCAAGGCTCTAGGATTTGTCTATTCCCTGGTGTTTAACTTTGCAGAACCGAATCGCGATACGGCCTTGTTGGTCAATTATCCGTTCTATTTGCTAAGCCTGCTGTTCTTCTTCCTGGCTTTATCAAAATGGTTTAAGAATGGCTGGACGGCCCTGGCGGCAACAGCATTCCTGGGTGGTATGCCTATATACTTGTTGCAGGCCCGTTCCGCTTCTACCGAAGTGCTTTATATTTTCCTGCTCTCGGTACTTATGGCCTGGTACGCCTTTGTTCCCGCCAACAAGGTGAACTGGAAACATTTCATGCTGACTGTTCCCTTATTGGGCTTCTTTGCCCAGACCCGTCAGGAAACCGTTTTTGCGTTTATTCCCTTTGCCCTTTATTATCATAAGTATTTCCTGGAAAAGGTACATCGTCTGCCCCTCTTTGTTCTGGCGGTAATTACTGTCAGCTGGCCCTCTGTAAATACCATGGCCGCTTATCGAGGTTATGATTTCCAGGGTGGGGAGCACGCCGCTCATTCCTTTGAAAACTTGTGGTTCAATCTGAAGACTAATATTGAAGTCATGCTGAACCTGAAGGAAGACCCCTCCTTCGGCGGCATTATGATGAACCCCTTCTATACCAGTTTTACCATTATCCTGTTGGTGGCAACGGTGTGGCTTCTGGTTCGTGCAGTTGCCTTTAAGCGTTACCGTAAGGGATTGCTACTCGGTCTAACGTTCTGTCTCCAGATTTTCGTAATCATGTTTAACGTGTCTGGAACTTTTACCATCGACATCAACCAGCGATACGTACTTGTCGCCTTGCCGCTGTTTGCATTGATCATGGCTTTGGGCCTTTTCGATGCTCTTCAGTTTGCAACTAAAATGCGTCTCGATGCCGCAGGCAAGATTGTCGCCTTGATCGCTTGCCTTATGTCTGTGGGGCTGATGGTCTATCACGGAAACAGCTATCGCAGCAATATGCTTTACTACAAGAACAAATTGCTGGGCGAAGAAGATTACCTGAATACGGCTTTGGCCTCGTATCCCGAAAAGTCAATTTTCATCTATTCTCGTCCCTGGCAGATGCTGGCTTCTGGTCACAGCGCCTTTAGCGAACGAACCTTCATGGGGTGGGATACTGAAACATTCGCCAAGTGGTCCCAGGTTTCCAATGGCAATATCTATCTGGTCCGAGGCCAGGACGGCTATGGTGAATTGAACCGCAAGAGCCGAGTGGTTGGCTTCAAGACTACGACCCAGATTGACGGCATCCTTAACGACTATAAGAATGAACGCGTCCTGCTGGAACCTAAACTGTTTGGCTATCCTCTGGCGATTTACAAGATCATTGCCAAGAAGGGCGTGTCCGCTTACCAGCAGAATATGTTTGTCTCCGAAATGGAAAACAACAGCTTCGTGGTCAGCAAGATGTTCCCCGAGTCCATTACCTGCCAGTATAGCTTGAACGGCGAACTGCAGGAAGATCTCGTGGTCTCCCTGAATTCTGATACGCTGCAGCTTGATTCTGCAAAAATCAGGGCCGGTATGAACCGCGCTAGCCTTGAATGTCTGATGCCCGATAACGACACCATGCGTGTGCTTAAGGACTTCTTTATCGAAGATCCTAATGTTCTGCTTCTTTCATCCCTCAAGATTGATAGTTATTCTCAGGATTGGGGCTCTCCCCAGATTAATGAATCCGTAGAACATCATCGTCTAACGCTAGATGAAGAAGTCTTCCGCTACGGTATCGGTTCCCATGCAAATTCCAGCATCGTGTTCAAGCTGCCTGCATCATATAGCGTGCTGCACTCCGTTATTGGTCTAGATGACGAAAGTGCTTGCGGTGATGGTGCCAGCTTCATCATTACAGGCGACGGGCGTGAATTGTTCCGCAGCAAGCGTCTGTACCCGACAGAAAAGCAGTCTATCGATGTGGACGTCGCTGGCGTAAAAACGATTGTGCTGGGAATCGACATGGGCGGAAACAAGGATTGCGACCACGGTGACTGGGCCAACATCTGGCTGGAGAAGGCTAAGTGA
- a CDS encoding glycosyltransferase, translated as MKVLVAPLDWGLGHATRCVPVIREFLRQGAKVELAVVKSNAGLLRRIFPNLRQHLAPSYNIVYPKHGYNMGLWLLKNGAHLNKVIRFERMYAEKMVESHGFDVLVSDNRFGFYSRKAKSIYMTHQRRIAFPPMLSAFEPTGILWHAAVMRHFDEVWVPDLPEYPGFAGRMSHVSLVPRPIKFVGALSRFAGQETRQKEQAAPKYKFVAVVSGVEPARSRFENMLKEAFSKIEGRHAIIMGRPALGVKSWNEGNVDFFTHLEDEAFAETIQSADWVVSRGGYSTIMDMAVLKAKCIFVPTPGQYEQVVLARDLAEARSALTIDEKNFDDRSLLQMISQSSDDVRLPDTPKNELLKQAVLQSFRKRV; from the coding sequence GTGAAAGTCCTAGTGGCTCCTTTGGATTGGGGCCTTGGGCATGCCACTCGGTGCGTGCCCGTTATTCGTGAATTCCTGCGTCAGGGCGCCAAGGTCGAACTGGCTGTGGTAAAGTCCAACGCGGGATTGCTGCGTCGGATCTTTCCGAACCTGCGTCAGCATCTGGCTCCCAGCTACAATATTGTATATCCGAAACATGGCTATAACATGGGGCTGTGGCTTTTGAAAAATGGAGCCCATCTAAATAAGGTGATTCGTTTTGAACGGATGTATGCCGAAAAAATGGTGGAGTCCCATGGCTTCGACGTCCTTGTTTCTGATAACCGATTTGGTTTTTACAGCAGGAAGGCGAAGTCGATCTACATGACGCATCAGCGCCGTATTGCGTTCCCTCCGATGCTATCGGCTTTTGAACCTACGGGAATCTTGTGGCATGCTGCCGTCATGCGCCATTTTGACGAAGTCTGGGTTCCTGACTTGCCGGAATATCCGGGCTTTGCCGGAAGAATGTCTCACGTTTCCCTTGTGCCCCGTCCTATAAAGTTTGTGGGGGCCCTGTCTAGATTTGCGGGGCAGGAGACTCGACAAAAAGAACAGGCTGCGCCGAAGTACAAGTTTGTTGCCGTGGTTTCTGGCGTGGAACCGGCCCGAAGCCGTTTTGAAAATATGCTGAAAGAGGCTTTTTCAAAAATTGAAGGACGCCACGCAATTATCATGGGACGTCCCGCTCTGGGTGTAAAGAGCTGGAACGAAGGGAATGTGGATTTCTTTACCCACCTGGAAGATGAAGCCTTTGCCGAAACCATTCAATCTGCAGATTGGGTTGTTTCCCGTGGAGGATATTCGACCATTATGGATATGGCCGTTCTCAAGGCGAAGTGCATTTTTGTTCCGACTCCCGGACAATACGAACAAGTTGTTCTTGCCCGTGATTTAGCGGAAGCCAGGTCTGCGTTGACTATTGATGAAAAGAACTTTGACGACCGTAGTTTGTTGCAAATGATCTCTCAATCTTCGGATGACGTTCGGCTCCCTGATACCCCAAAAAATGAACTTTTGAAACAGGCCGTTCTGCAATCCTTTAGAAAAAGAGTTTGA